DNA sequence from the Candidatus Schekmanbacteria bacterium genome:
AATAGCTCTGAAAGTTTTGCAGTTGCCATTGAAATGCTTTTGTCTGCGCAGCCATAGTATAACCTAACTTCATTATCTTCTATAATCCATCCACAGGGGAACACGACTTTATCTACATCTCCTATCATTTCATATTCTTCTTCAGGTGAAAAAATCCATTCATCACCTCTTGAAATTACTTTGCAAGGATCGTCAAGGTCAAGAAGTGCCAACCCCAATCTATAGATGCATCCACTTACAGTCCTTTTTACGCCATGATAAAGTATGAGCCATCCTTCATCGGTTTTAAGCGGTGGTGTTGAGGCTCCGATTTTTTCCGCATCCCACCAACTGCCTTCTCTTGCTTTGAGCAATAATTTGTGTTTTCCCCAGTGTATGAGGTCGTCTGAGAATGCAATCCATATATGCGCTCCTGTGCCGGGAAATGTTGAAACAGGCCTGTGAAGCATTGCCCATTGCCCATTTACCTTTTCAGGAAAAATTGCGGCATCTTTGTTTTCAGGGGGTAGTACAATGCCAATCCGTTCAAAAGTTATAAAATCATCTGTAAGAGCAATTGATACCAATGGCCCTGCTTTAGAAAATGATGTATATGCAACAGCCCATTTTCTAATTTCAGAAAGATAGCTTATTCTTGGGTCTTCTATTCCCCAAAATTCTTCAGGATGACGGTCAGGTTGTGGCATTAGTGTTGGCTTTTCATCGCATTTCCAATTTGTTATTCCATCACTGCTTACAGCTTTAGTCAAGTGTGATATTCCTCTCCTATCTTCTACTCTCATTAGAAGAAGCGTCGTATCATTAAATTTTGTAGCACCTGTATTGAATAGAGAGTTGGCTTTATAAGGCAGGTCTTTGACATTTAGCAAAGGATTCCTTGAGTATCTTGTAAACAATTCTTTCTTTTCCATAATCCTTTTACCTTATGTAGAAAACATTTAGAGATTCAGGAAACGAGAAAAATTATCTATGAGAACAGCAAATCTAAGTTTATCTTAAAACTCCAGTCCAAGGTCGATTTTCTTGCCGAGTTTTTTGGCTTCATTTGCCAAAGCATATGCCTCATTGTATTGTTCAGCTACTTTTTCCCAACACACCACTTCTTCAAGGTATTTTTTTAGATTATTGCCAAGCTCGAGACGAAGGTTTTCATCGAGTGCCAATCTAATGACTTTTTTCTTAAGCATTTCTTTTGTTGTGAAAAGAAGACCTCCTTCACTTTCTAATGTCTGAGCTGTCAAACCTTCAAGAGGTGCTGTCGTAATGTATGGTTTATTGAGTGCTATGATTCTTGCGAGAGTGCCTGATTGGGTTTCATCGACTGAAGGCAGGACGATAAAATCGCATGTTGCCATCATCTTATAATAGATTTCACCTCGAGGTATGAATTCATGATAATGAGCTATGCCTTTTGTTTCCAAGAATTGAACTTCACTTTTCCATTCTTCATAGTCACCTTTATGATTTGGATCGCGCATAGCACCTGCGGCAAGAAGCGACCATTCAATACCGCTTGCCTTTTTAATTTCTTCATGAATTTCTTCCCACATTGAAAGCAGAATGTCCCAGCGTTTATTGGTTTGAATCCAGCCAATCATTCCAACAATATGCTGTGTGAGTGTTGTTTTATCGAATCCCAGCTCTTTTCTGATGCCTTCAATTTCATGAAGTCCCCAACGTTTATCTGAACGCGCCCCGTGAGGGACTACCATTATATTCCTTGGTGTATCCCATCCTCTTCCGCTAAAATTCCAGTCAAGCCGCCATTTCTGGTAATGGCATTTAAATAAGACAATGTCGCTGAGTCGGCACATTTCATATATGAAATTTGCTTCAGGATCCCTCAATCTTCCATGAACAGTGTGTGGCTCTACCACTGTTGGATAGTTCTCTATTGCTTCAAGTAATGTTAAGAACCCTTTGTTTTCATCGCCAATTCCTCTTTCATCTATATATTCATACAATCCATATTCATGTTCGAGGTGTACAGCATAAGGATCAAGTTCTTCAATTTTATCTGCAACTGGCTTCCACCAATCCCTTGAGCTTATGTCTATAAGCGGGAAAACTCCTTTTCCGCGTCCATCTGTATGGCTAATTACAAAAACCTCCCTATCTGGGTTCGCTTTTTCTATGAATTCTCTTGCTTCTTCTACGAAAGTGGCAATGCCGCACAATCTTGGTGGATATGAACTGATTAAAACTATGGGTTTTTTATTCATTTTTTACCTCTAAACAATTTTATCCTGCCTGCGTTAAAACTTCCACCTTCTCATCAGCTTTGCTTTTAATTTGAAGATTGAGCATCTTTCTCATATTGAAAAGTGATATAAGCCAGCAAAGTGTTGATTCGGCCCCTTGGTTTTGGTTGATACCCGAAGCCATCAACCCATCACAACAGCCGCCTGTAATATAATCGTAAAGAGGTGCATTTGCATCGTTTCTTCCGAGAAACCATTCTATGCAAAGCCGCGCAAAACTTATCCATTTTTCTTCTCTTGTTACATTATAGGCTTCTCGACATGCTTCTATCATTGAAAGAGCTTCAATTGGTTGTTGGTCAAAACGGGCTTTTACACTGTTTTTTTCAAACCATCCATTGTTTCCTACAGGAGCAAAATATTTATTCACATTGTCTGTTTGGTGTTTCATTAGCCATTCTAAAATTTTTAATCCAATTTCCATCATTTCATTGTCAGGAATCCATTGCCCTGCCATAATGAGCGCTTGAGCAACCTTTCCGCTTCCCCAAGTGACTTTATCGGAAACCCACTGCCAGTCATCGGAAGAATGAATATGGTAGAGTTCTTTCAATTTGCTTGCCAGAAGTTCTCTTGCCCGTCTCGCCTCGCTGTCTCCTCCAAATCGTTTGAGGTATTCTTGAATTCCGATTATGGAAAAGGATATAGGATGGTAATATTTGAATTCAAGAGCGGCAGAAAGAGATTTTTTAAAGAGTGTCAAGGCATATCCTGCTATGTTTTCAAATTTAGATAAACCAACAGTTGCACCCAATGCCCAAATTGCCCTTGCGTAGCTGTCGTCAGAACCTTTCTCATCGAGCCATTTTCGTTCATAATTCATAAAATTTCGAAAACGGCCGTTTTTTTCATTAAAGGCATAGTGCAGGAAACTAAGGTATTTGCACATCAATTCAATTAAGAGGTCTTCTTCAGCAACAAATTCTTGAGCCATCAATACTGCAATCAGTGCGCGTGCATTATCATCGGTGCAGTAGCCATGAAATCTATCGGGGATAATGTATTTTGCATGCTGAAGAATTCCCACATCGTCAGTTAATCTCAGAAGATGATCCAACTTTGGCTGTGGAAGGTCAAAAAGTGTTTTTTCGAGAGTTTTGGTTTTGAACACAGGTTTTGCTTTTCCTTCCATTTCACTTCTGACTTCTTCAAAGACATCGAGATATCTCCGTGATACCTCCTTCCAAATCATATTACGGCAATAGATATAGGCACGTTTTCTCATAGAATGTCTTTCAACTTCATTTGAAAATAAATTTATTACATTTTCTGCCAGCGCTTTTGAATCCCTGAATGAAACAATCCTGCCTCTTCCGTCGGCAAGCATTTCTTCCGCATACCAATAAGGTGTCGAAATGACTGCCTTACCAGCTCCTAACGAATAGGCAAGTGTGCCTGATACTATCTGCTGTTTATTGAGATAGGGAGTAACATAAATATCTGCCGCTCCCAAAAATTCACACAGCTCTTTCAGTTCAACGAAGCGATTATGAAAAATCAAATGATTTTCAACACCAAGTTCTCTTGCTTTCCTTTGGAGAAATATTCTATAGGATTCTCCATGTTCTTTCTTTACATGGGGATGTGTAGCGCCAAGGATGATATAGACACAATCAGGAAATCGTTTGACGATTTCAGGCATAGCATCAATCATATATTCAATTCCCTTATTGGGAGAGAGAAGACCGAAAGTGAGGATAACTCTTCTCCCTTCGACACCGAACTGGTCCTTGTAATAATTGGGGTCAACAAAGGGAACATCAGGAATACCATGATGAATCATAACTATTTTCTCATATGGAATGCCAAATACTTTTTTAAGAATCTCTTTGGCATGTTCACTCATAACAACCAATCGGTTTGATAATTTTGCAATGCTTATCAAAACTTCTTTCTGCTCGTCCGATGGTTGTTCGAGGACAGTGTGAAGTGTTGTAACAACGGGCATCCTGAGATTCGAAAGAAGGTTGATAATATTGCTTCCACAATCACCTCCAAAGATTCCGTATTCGTGCTGAAGGTTGACAATGTCAACATTATTCATATTTAAAAAATCAGAAGCAAGAGTATAGTCTATAAGCTCTCTTTGCCGCACCTCAAATCGCACTTCAGAAGGATAGGGATAACCTTCAGGAATGTCGTTCATGGCAATTGCCCAGAAAGAGGTATCAGGAGCTTCTAATGATAACCCCCTAAGCAAGTCGGAAGTAAATGTTGCAATACCACATCGGCGAGGGAGATAGTTCCCTATCAAAGCAACAGACTTGAGAGATGACTTATAAAATCCTCTTTCAGACATTTTAGCCCTCCTTTCAGCTAAGAAAAGAAAAGCCGAATCAGTTTTATTGCGAAGGACCAATAGAAAAAATAAGAAATATAGGTTAGTAGATATAACAGATTTGGATTATTATGTCATCTTTTTTCTAATTGCTTCAAGAACCTTTTCAGGAGTAATTGGAAGGCTTTTTATCGGATATCCTATGGCATTGTTGACTGCGTTTGCTATTGCCTGTGCCACGCAAACGATTGGTCCTTCTCCAACTTCCTTTGCACCAAAGGGTCCATAGGGGTCATTTGTTTCAACAATAATGTGCTCGACTTCAGGGATTTCAAATGGACGAGGAAGTTTATAATTTAAAAGGGAAGGATTCAAGATTTGTCCATAGTCAAACTTGCACTCTTCAAAAAGGGTTTGACTCATTCCGCTGAATACCTGTCCGTCAATCTGTCCTTCTATTGCCAATGGATTTAATGCTCTGCCAACATCATGTGCGGCCGTTACTCTCAACACTTTTACTTGTCCTGTTTCGGGATTGACTTCAACTTCAGCTACCTGAGCCCCAAAAGAATAGGCGAGGCAGTTATTACCTTCAAAAGTAATCGGGTCAACTGATTGTGTTGGAGGATTGAAAAAACCTCGCCCCATTACATATCTGCCTTCTGATGAGTGCAAGGTATCAAATACGATTTCCTCAAAAGGCAGTGCTTTTTCTTCTTCTCCT
Encoded proteins:
- a CDS encoding glycosidase, which gives rise to MEKKELFTRYSRNPLLNVKDLPYKANSLFNTGATKFNDTTLLLMRVEDRRGISHLTKAVSSDGITNWKCDEKPTLMPQPDRHPEEFWGIEDPRISYLSEIRKWAVAYTSFSKAGPLVSIALTDDFITFERIGIVLPPENKDAAIFPEKVNGQWAMLHRPVSTFPGTGAHIWIAFSDDLIHWGKHKLLLKAREGSWWDAEKIGASTPPLKTDEGWLILYHGVKRTVSGCIYRLGLALLDLDDPCKVISRGDEWIFSPEEEYEMIGDVDKVVFPCGWIIEDNEVRLYYGCADKSISMATAKLSELLQWVKKYEGRQ
- a CDS encoding glycosyltransferase — its product is MNKKPIVLISSYPPRLCGIATFVEEAREFIEKANPDREVFVISHTDGRGKGVFPLIDISSRDWWKPVADKIEELDPYAVHLEHEYGLYEYIDERGIGDENKGFLTLLEAIENYPTVVEPHTVHGRLRDPEANFIYEMCRLSDIVLFKCHYQKWRLDWNFSGRGWDTPRNIMVVPHGARSDKRWGLHEIEGIRKELGFDKTTLTQHIVGMIGWIQTNKRWDILLSMWEEIHEEIKKASGIEWSLLAAGAMRDPNHKGDYEEWKSEVQFLETKGIAHYHEFIPRGEIYYKMMATCDFIVLPSVDETQSGTLARIIALNKPYITTAPLEGLTAQTLESEGGLLFTTKEMLKKKVIRLALDENLRLELGNNLKKYLEEVVCWEKVAEQYNEAYALANEAKKLGKKIDLGLEF
- a CDS encoding glycosyltransferase; protein product: MSERGFYKSSLKSVALIGNYLPRRCGIATFTSDLLRGLSLEAPDTSFWAIAMNDIPEGYPYPSEVRFEVRQRELIDYTLASDFLNMNNVDIVNLQHEYGIFGGDCGSNIINLLSNLRMPVVTTLHTVLEQPSDEQKEVLISIAKLSNRLVVMSEHAKEILKKVFGIPYEKIVMIHHGIPDVPFVDPNYYKDQFGVEGRRVILTFGLLSPNKGIEYMIDAMPEIVKRFPDCVYIILGATHPHVKKEHGESYRIFLQRKARELGVENHLIFHNRFVELKELCEFLGAADIYVTPYLNKQQIVSGTLAYSLGAGKAVISTPYWYAEEMLADGRGRIVSFRDSKALAENVINLFSNEVERHSMRKRAYIYCRNMIWKEVSRRYLDVFEEVRSEMEGKAKPVFKTKTLEKTLFDLPQPKLDHLLRLTDDVGILQHAKYIIPDRFHGYCTDDNARALIAVLMAQEFVAEEDLLIELMCKYLSFLHYAFNEKNGRFRNFMNYERKWLDEKGSDDSYARAIWALGATVGLSKFENIAGYALTLFKKSLSAALEFKYYHPISFSIIGIQEYLKRFGGDSEARRARELLASKLKELYHIHSSDDWQWVSDKVTWGSGKVAQALIMAGQWIPDNEMMEIGLKILEWLMKHQTDNVNKYFAPVGNNGWFEKNSVKARFDQQPIEALSMIEACREAYNVTREEKWISFARLCIEWFLGRNDANAPLYDYITGGCCDGLMASGINQNQGAESTLCWLISLFNMRKMLNLQIKSKADEKVEVLTQAG